In one Pseudomonas sp. SCA2728.1_7 genomic region, the following are encoded:
- the cmoA gene encoding carboxy-S-adenosyl-L-methionine synthase CmoA, which yields MPAFSTDTAGTAVSKEPDRIFAKPLAQVPDFAFNEDVVRVFPDMIKRSVPGYPTIVENLGVLAAQFAQPNSVLYDLGSSLGAVTQALRRHVRTDGCRVIAVDNSAAMVERCREYLNGQDSMFQELLPVEVIEGDILALDFQPASVVALNFTLQFIAPDQRTALLSRIRQSLLPGGALILSEKLRFNDAEEHALLTDLHVAFKRANGYSELEIAQKRSAIENVMKPDSLEEHRERLLAAGFSKVVPWFQCLNFASLIALP from the coding sequence ATGCCGGCCTTTTCCACCGACACCGCCGGAACCGCCGTGAGCAAAGAACCCGATCGCATTTTCGCCAAGCCTCTGGCCCAGGTACCTGACTTCGCCTTCAACGAAGACGTGGTGCGGGTGTTCCCGGACATGATCAAGCGCTCGGTGCCGGGTTACCCGACCATCGTCGAAAACCTCGGCGTGCTCGCCGCGCAGTTCGCCCAGCCGAACAGCGTGCTCTACGACCTCGGCTCGTCACTGGGCGCGGTCACTCAAGCCCTGCGCCGCCACGTGCGCACCGACGGTTGCCGGGTGATCGCTGTGGATAACTCGGCGGCGATGGTCGAACGCTGCCGCGAATACCTCAACGGTCAGGATTCGATGTTCCAGGAGTTGCTGCCGGTTGAAGTGATCGAAGGCGACATTCTTGCCCTCGATTTTCAACCTGCTTCGGTGGTGGCACTGAACTTCACCCTGCAATTCATCGCCCCGGATCAGCGCACCGCGTTGCTCTCGCGCATTCGCCAGTCGCTGCTGCCGGGCGGCGCGCTGATTCTCTCGGAGAAGCTGCGCTTCAACGATGCCGAAGAACACGCGCTGCTGACCGATCTGCACGTCGCCTTCAAACGCGCCAACGGCTACAGCGAGCTGGAAATCGCCCAGAAGCGCAGCGCCATCGAAAACGTCATGAAGCCTGACAGCCTCGAAGAACACCGCGAACGCCTGTTGGCCGCCGGGTTCTCGAAAGTCGTGCCGTGGTTCCAGTGTCTTAACTTTGCCTCGTTGATTGCCTTGCCATGA
- a CDS encoding lysoplasmalogenase, with protein MGWLILALMGAVTFLYGVSTHAALLCLLVKPLPVLALLGWLHDAPPSDYRRWISLGLIFSLLGDVLLAWPGDLFVFGLGAFLVAHLAYLKAYLSDCKRLAILPLVLALGVGAVLLGMLISSGLGPLLVPVIVYGTAISAMLWRALARLGTDVPKRSALLAAGGALAFVFSDSVIGIDRFVAPFHAAPYVIILSYWLGQWGIAASAFSQSKRASL; from the coding sequence GTGGGCTGGCTGATTCTGGCGCTGATGGGCGCGGTGACCTTTCTTTACGGCGTCAGCACCCATGCGGCGCTGCTCTGCCTGTTGGTCAAACCGCTGCCGGTGCTGGCGCTGCTCGGCTGGCTACATGATGCGCCGCCCAGCGACTATCGGCGCTGGATCAGCCTCGGGCTGATTTTCTCGTTGCTGGGTGATGTGTTGCTGGCGTGGCCGGGCGATCTGTTTGTATTTGGCCTCGGTGCGTTTCTGGTCGCACATCTGGCGTATCTGAAGGCTTATTTGAGTGACTGCAAGCGTCTGGCGATTTTGCCGCTGGTGCTTGCACTCGGTGTCGGCGCGGTGCTGCTGGGGATGCTCATTTCCAGCGGACTCGGGCCATTGCTAGTACCGGTGATTGTCTATGGCACGGCGATCAGTGCAATGCTCTGGCGCGCCCTCGCTCGCCTTGGCACCGATGTGCCCAAGCGTTCGGCGCTACTGGCGGCGGGCGGTGCGCTGGCGTTTGTGTTCTCGGACAGCGTGATCGGTATCGACCGTTTCGTCGCCCCTTTCCACGCCGCACCTTACGTCATCATCCTGAGCTACTGGCTGGGCCAGTGGGGCATCGCCGCCTCGGCGTTCTCTCAAAGTAAACGCGCCAGCCTTTAA
- a CDS encoding multicopper oxidase family protein: MSFTRRQILGGLAGLVVVGVGAGGASRYWLGKMADAEAGHDYELIAAPLDVELVPGHKTEAWAFGPSAPGTELRVRQGEWLRVRFINHLPVATTIHWHGIRLPLEMDGVPYVSQLPVLPGEYFDYKFRVPDAGSYWYHPHVSSSEELGRGLVGPLIIEEREPTGFKYEKTLSLKNWHIDDVGNFVEFSIPREAARGGTAGRLSTINGVPTPVIELPAGQITRVRLLNLDNTLTYRINIPGVEAQIYALDGNPVEPRPLGKEYWLGPGMRICLAIKAPAAGEELSLRNGPVRLGTLRSVANNEAPTDWPKALPANPVAEPDLANAEKLNFNFEWVGSVSVNVDNGRPPSLWQINGKAWDITDKTCADRPIASLKLGQSYIFELKNMTQYQHPIHLHGMSFKVIASNRHKIIPYFTDTYLLGKNERAQVALVADNPGVWMFHCHVIDHMETGLMAAIEVK; the protein is encoded by the coding sequence ATGTCCTTTACCCGTCGCCAAATCCTCGGTGGCCTGGCCGGTCTTGTTGTCGTTGGCGTTGGTGCGGGGGGCGCGTCGCGTTATTGGCTGGGCAAAATGGCCGACGCCGAGGCGGGCCACGATTATGAACTGATCGCCGCACCGCTGGACGTCGAGCTGGTGCCGGGGCACAAGACCGAGGCCTGGGCATTCGGCCCGTCGGCGCCGGGCACCGAGTTGCGTGTGCGCCAGGGTGAATGGCTGCGGGTACGCTTCATCAACCACTTGCCGGTGGCGACGACCATTCACTGGCACGGCATTCGTCTGCCGCTGGAAATGGACGGCGTGCCGTACGTGTCGCAGTTGCCGGTGTTGCCGGGTGAGTACTTCGATTACAAATTCCGCGTGCCGGATGCCGGCAGCTATTGGTATCACCCGCACGTCAGCAGCAGCGAAGAACTCGGGCGCGGTCTGGTCGGGCCGCTGATCATCGAAGAGCGCGAACCCACCGGTTTCAAGTACGAAAAAACCTTGAGCCTGAAAAACTGGCACATCGATGACGTAGGCAACTTCGTCGAATTCAGTATTCCCCGTGAAGCGGCGCGTGGCGGTACGGCGGGGCGCTTGTCGACGATCAACGGTGTGCCGACCCCGGTGATCGAACTGCCGGCCGGGCAGATCACTCGGGTGCGTTTGCTCAACCTCGACAACACGTTGACTTACCGCATCAACATTCCCGGTGTCGAAGCGCAGATCTATGCGCTGGACGGCAATCCGGTCGAGCCACGGCCGTTGGGCAAGGAATACTGGCTGGGTCCGGGCATGCGCATTTGTCTGGCGATCAAGGCACCGGCGGCGGGCGAAGAGTTGTCGCTGCGCAATGGCCCGGTACGTCTCGGCACCCTGCGTTCGGTGGCCAATAACGAGGCGCCGACTGACTGGCCAAAAGCGCTGCCGGCCAACCCGGTGGCAGAGCCGGACCTGGCCAATGCCGAGAAACTCAACTTCAATTTCGAATGGGTCGGCTCGGTGTCGGTCAACGTCGACAATGGCCGGCCGCCGAGCCTGTGGCAGATCAACGGCAAGGCTTGGGACATCACCGACAAGACTTGTGCCGACCGACCGATCGCCAGCCTGAAGCTGGGGCAGAGCTACATCTTCGAATTGAAGAACATGACCCAGTATCAGCACCCGATCCACTTGCATGGCATGAGTTTCAAGGTGATCGCGTCGAACCGGCACAAGATCATTCCGTACTTCACCGACACTTATTTGTTGGGCAAGAACGAGCGCGCGCAAGTGGCGCTGGTGGCCGATAATCCGGGGGTGTGGATGTTCCACTGCCACGTGATCGACCACATGGAAACCGGCCTGATGGCCGCCATCGAGGTGAAGTGA
- the tadA gene encoding tRNA adenosine(34) deaminase TadA produces MRQIRPAAIIDRSRDRDFMREALTLAAQGAALGEVPVGAVLVQDGEIIGRGFNCPISTSDPSAHAEMVAIRAAAQAVDNYRLPGSTLYVTLEPCSMCAGLIVHSRVARVVYGALEPKAGIVQSQGQFFTKGFLNHRVLYEGGVLAEECGAVLTEFFRARRAKSPSP; encoded by the coding sequence ATGCGCCAGATTCGCCCCGCCGCGATCATCGACCGCAGCCGAGACCGTGACTTCATGCGCGAAGCCCTGACCCTCGCGGCACAAGGCGCAGCCCTCGGCGAAGTGCCGGTGGGCGCGGTGTTGGTGCAGGATGGCGAGATCATCGGCCGCGGCTTCAACTGCCCAATCAGCACCAGCGACCCGAGTGCCCATGCGGAAATGGTCGCCATTCGTGCGGCGGCGCAGGCGGTGGATAACTATCGCCTGCCGGGCAGCACGCTGTATGTGACGCTGGAACCGTGCAGCATGTGCGCCGGGTTGATCGTGCATTCGCGAGTGGCGCGGGTGGTGTATGGCGCGCTGGAGCCGAAGGCGGGGATTGTGCAGAGTCAGGGGCAGTTTTTTACCAAGGGCTTTTTGAATCACCGGGTGTTGTATGAAGGCGGGGTGCTGGCGGAGGAGTGTGGCGCGGTGTTGACCGAGTTCTTCCGCGCCCGAAGAGCAAAAAGCCCCTCACCCTAA
- the cmoB gene encoding tRNA 5-methoxyuridine(34)/uridine 5-oxyacetic acid(34) synthase CmoB, which translates to MIDLSPLARRLAGTPLAEWANTLQAQLDKKMEKGHGDLERWQSALDALPKIQPSEIDLLNGLRLDTDCDDETRAQMRTALMGLSPWRKGPFDLFGVHVDTEWRSDWKWSRVAPHLDLKGKRILDVGCGNGYYMWRMLGAGANSVIGVDPNWLFFCQFQAVQRYLSEPNAWHLPFPFEDLPPNLEGFDTVFSMGVFYHRRSPIEHLLALKDCLVKGGELVLETLVVEGDKHQVLVPEDRYAQMRNVWFLPSVPALELWLRRAGFSDIRCVDVSTTTVEEQRGTEWMKYQSLSDFLDPEDHSKTIEGLPAPMRAVIVARK; encoded by the coding sequence ATGATTGATCTGTCCCCCCTCGCCCGCCGTCTGGCCGGCACACCGCTGGCCGAATGGGCCAACACCCTGCAGGCGCAACTCGACAAGAAAATGGAGAAAGGTCACGGCGACCTGGAGCGCTGGCAAAGTGCACTGGACGCCTTGCCGAAGATTCAGCCGAGCGAAATCGATCTGCTCAATGGCCTGAGACTCGACACCGATTGCGACGACGAAACCCGCGCGCAGATGCGTACTGCGCTGATGGGCCTGTCGCCATGGCGCAAAGGGCCGTTCGATCTGTTTGGCGTGCACGTCGACACCGAATGGCGCTCGGACTGGAAATGGTCGCGGGTCGCGCCGCATCTGGATCTGAAGGGCAAACGCATCCTCGATGTCGGTTGCGGCAACGGCTATTACATGTGGCGCATGCTCGGCGCCGGCGCGAACAGTGTGATCGGTGTCGATCCGAACTGGCTGTTTTTCTGCCAGTTTCAGGCGGTGCAACGTTATCTCTCAGAGCCGAACGCGTGGCATTTGCCGTTCCCCTTTGAAGACCTGCCGCCGAATCTGGAAGGTTTCGACACGGTGTTTTCGATGGGCGTGTTCTACCACCGTCGCTCGCCGATCGAGCACTTGCTGGCGCTGAAGGATTGCCTGGTCAAGGGCGGTGAACTGGTGCTGGAAACGCTGGTGGTTGAAGGCGACAAGCATCAGGTGCTGGTGCCGGAAGATCGCTACGCGCAGATGCGCAACGTGTGGTTCCTGCCGTCGGTCCCGGCGCTGGAATTGTGGCTGCGTCGCGCCGGGTTCAGCGACATTCGTTGCGTGGATGTGAGCACAACCACGGTTGAAGAACAGCGCGGGACTGAGTGGATGAAGTATCAGTCGCTGAGTGATTTCCTTGATCCGGAAGATCACAGCAAAACCATCGAAGGCCTGCCGGCGCCGATGCGCGCGGTGATTGTCGCTCGTAAATAA
- a CDS encoding PTS transporter subunit EIIB: MFDQLQKAFWKALTPDLVADTPTAAAEPTGELSADIVAALGGVDNLKSQQPLALTRVRVVLRDVSHIDQRALSAAGVAGVMPLADGVVHLITGLRP, translated from the coding sequence ATGTTCGATCAATTGCAGAAGGCATTCTGGAAAGCCCTGACCCCGGATCTGGTCGCGGACACACCGACAGCTGCGGCCGAGCCGACTGGCGAGTTGAGCGCCGATATCGTCGCGGCGCTGGGCGGTGTGGATAACCTGAAGTCGCAGCAACCGCTGGCGTTGACGCGGGTGCGGGTAGTGTTGCGTGATGTGTCGCACATCGACCAACGGGCGTTGAGCGCCGCCGGAGTCGCGGGCGTGATGCCCTTGGCGGACGGTGTGGTGCACCTGATTACCGGGCTGCGGCCTTAA
- the ptsP gene encoding phosphoenolpyruvate--protein phosphotransferase: MATPQPLQLLAPLSGVLMALEQVPDPVFSGRVIGDGLCIDPTSSTLCAPMAGIVSNVQASGHAVSITDDNGVQVLMHIGLDTVNLGGQGFTRLVEEGQRVAAGQALIEFDADYIVRHARSLMTLMLVVSGEPFTWLVASSGQVESAQPLLEIASTQALSEEAVAAEGQAVFSLSLKLPNPNGLHARPAAVFAQAAKVFSAKIYLHKQQAQANAKSLVAIMALQTAFGDSVQLSAVGEDADAAIEVLTRLLAEGCGETVTAVAPTEVVVALTLLRGVCASPGSALGQVVQISEPVFDVSEFGGGADVERAALANALIEADLALQHLRDTAAGVAEAEIFKAHQELLEDPGLLDQAQALIDEGKSAAFAWRAATEETAIMFRQLGSALLAERAADLTDVGRRVLKLLLGIGEQALELPQGSILIADQLTPSQTAGIDTSKVLGFATVGGGATSHVAILARACGLPSICGVPVQMLALSNGTQVLLDADKGELHVYPDSAAIKQWQARHAQQRQRHEHELANATLAARTRDGHHVEVSANVASLSETEQAMASGGAGVGLLRSEFLYLGRNHAPSHDEQVATYSAIARCVGPAHNLVVRTLDVGGDKPLAYVPMDSETNPFLGVRGIRLCLERPQLLREQFRAMLGCCDLTRLHIMLPMVTQLSELRLARQMLDEEILALGLTQRPKLGIMIEVPAAALMADLFAPLVDFFSVGTNDLTQYTLAMDRDHPRLASQADSFHPSVLRLIAMTVKAAHAHGKWVGVCGAMASERLAVPLLLGLGVDELSVSVPMIAPVKATVRELALADCQIIAQQVLGLESAGQVREALQLFHEATVDTLRVLEN, translated from the coding sequence ATGGCCACACCCCAACCTTTGCAACTGCTGGCTCCCTTGTCCGGTGTCCTGATGGCGCTCGAGCAAGTGCCCGATCCGGTGTTTTCCGGGCGCGTGATCGGCGACGGTCTGTGCATCGATCCGACCTCGTCGACCCTTTGTGCTCCTATGGCCGGAATTGTCAGCAACGTGCAAGCCAGCGGGCATGCCGTGAGCATCACCGATGACAATGGTGTGCAGGTGTTGATGCACATCGGCCTGGATACGGTGAACCTCGGCGGGCAAGGTTTCACTCGCCTGGTCGAAGAGGGGCAACGGGTTGCCGCCGGGCAGGCGCTGATCGAGTTCGATGCCGATTACATTGTTCGGCATGCGCGCAGCCTGATGACGTTGATGCTGGTGGTCAGCGGTGAGCCGTTTACCTGGCTGGTCGCGTCGAGCGGACAGGTCGAAAGTGCTCAGCCGTTGCTTGAAATAGCCAGCACGCAGGCACTCAGCGAGGAAGCAGTGGCGGCAGAAGGTCAGGCCGTTTTCTCACTATCATTGAAACTGCCCAACCCCAATGGTCTGCACGCGCGCCCGGCGGCAGTGTTCGCGCAAGCGGCAAAGGTCTTCTCGGCAAAGATTTACCTGCATAAGCAGCAGGCTCAAGCCAACGCCAAATCGCTGGTGGCGATCATGGCGTTGCAGACCGCGTTCGGCGACAGCGTGCAGCTCAGTGCGGTGGGCGAAGACGCTGATGCAGCGATCGAGGTGCTGACTCGACTATTGGCCGAAGGCTGCGGTGAAACGGTAACGGCAGTGGCGCCTACCGAGGTCGTCGTCGCGCTAACGCTTCTGCGGGGCGTCTGCGCGTCACCCGGTTCGGCATTGGGCCAAGTGGTGCAGATCAGCGAACCGGTCTTCGACGTCAGCGAATTTGGCGGCGGAGCAGACGTCGAGCGTGCGGCCCTCGCCAATGCCCTGATCGAAGCCGATCTGGCCTTGCAGCATTTGCGTGATACCGCTGCTGGTGTAGCCGAAGCCGAGATCTTCAAGGCCCATCAGGAACTGCTCGAAGATCCGGGTCTGCTCGATCAGGCGCAAGCGTTGATCGACGAGGGCAAAAGTGCGGCGTTCGCCTGGCGCGCCGCCACTGAAGAAACCGCGATCATGTTTCGCCAGCTCGGCAGTGCACTGCTGGCCGAACGGGCGGCGGATCTGACCGATGTCGGGCGCCGCGTGCTCAAACTGCTTCTAGGGATTGGCGAGCAGGCGCTGGAGCTGCCGCAAGGGAGCATTCTGATTGCCGATCAATTGACGCCGTCGCAGACCGCCGGTATCGATACCAGCAAGGTACTGGGTTTCGCTACGGTCGGGGGCGGCGCGACCAGTCACGTGGCGATTCTTGCACGCGCCTGTGGCCTGCCATCGATCTGCGGGGTGCCGGTGCAGATGCTTGCGCTGAGCAATGGCACTCAAGTACTGCTCGATGCCGACAAGGGCGAACTGCATGTGTATCCGGACTCGGCGGCGATCAAACAATGGCAGGCGCGCCACGCGCAACAGCGCCAACGCCACGAGCATGAGCTGGCCAATGCAACGCTCGCGGCGCGCACCCGTGACGGCCATCACGTCGAGGTGTCGGCCAATGTCGCCTCTTTGTCTGAAACCGAGCAGGCCATGGCCTCGGGGGGCGCGGGCGTCGGTCTGCTGCGTTCGGAGTTTCTCTACCTGGGCCGCAACCACGCGCCGAGCCATGACGAACAGGTCGCCACTTACAGCGCGATCGCTCGCTGCGTGGGGCCTGCGCACAATCTGGTGGTGCGCACCCTCGATGTCGGCGGCGACAAACCGCTGGCCTACGTACCCATGGACAGCGAAACCAACCCGTTCCTCGGCGTGCGCGGCATTCGCTTGTGCCTGGAGCGCCCGCAATTATTGCGAGAGCAGTTCCGCGCCATGCTCGGCTGCTGCGATCTGACACGTTTGCACATCATGTTGCCGATGGTCACGCAGCTGTCGGAGCTGCGTCTGGCGCGGCAGATGCTCGACGAGGAAATCCTCGCGCTAGGGCTAACGCAACGGCCGAAACTGGGGATCATGATCGAAGTGCCGGCCGCAGCGCTGATGGCGGATCTGTTTGCGCCGCTGGTGGATTTCTTCTCGGTCGGCACCAATGATCTGACGCAATACACCCTGGCGATGGATCGCGATCACCCGCGCCTGGCCAGTCAGGCGGACAGTTTTCATCCCTCGGTGCTGCGTCTGATCGCCATGACTGTGAAGGCCGCGCATGCCCATGGCAAATGGGTCGGCGTGTGCGGGGCGATGGCCTCTGAACGTCTGGCGGTGCCGCTGTTGCTGGGTTTGGGTGTGGACGAACTGTCGGTGAGCGTGCCGATGATTGCCCCGGTCAAGGCAACAGTGCGCGAGCTTGCGCTGGCGGATTGTCAGATCATCGCCCAACAGGTGCTCGGTCTGGAAAGTGCCGGGCAGGTGCGCGAGGCGTTGCAGCTGTTTCACGAGGCAACCGTCGATACTTTGCGGGTTCTGGAGAACTGA
- a CDS encoding protease inhibitor I42 family protein has protein sequence MSPTRLFLPLALSLLAACATQPKHNVTVEKQSECPVRLTNGQNLIIMLPSNPTTGYRWAVQDSAGGVLRALSPEVYSNPEDAGVVGAAGLSTWRFQAFAPGTGRLRLTSQQPWAPEVLPVETFDCAISVN, from the coding sequence ATGTCCCCCACTCGCCTGTTTCTCCCCCTCGCCCTCTCGTTGCTGGCCGCCTGCGCCACGCAACCGAAACACAACGTGACCGTGGAAAAACAAAGCGAATGCCCCGTACGGCTGACCAACGGGCAAAACCTCATCATCATGCTGCCAAGCAACCCGACCACCGGTTATCGCTGGGCCGTTCAGGACTCCGCTGGCGGGGTATTGCGCGCACTCAGCCCCGAGGTCTACAGCAATCCGGAAGATGCCGGAGTGGTCGGTGCAGCGGGTCTCTCGACCTGGCGCTTCCAGGCCTTCGCCCCCGGCACCGGGCGTCTGCGCCTGACCTCGCAACAGCCGTGGGCGCCGGAAGTGCTGCCGGTGGAAACCTTTGACTGCGCCATTTCGGTGAATTGA
- a CDS encoding carbohydrate porin: protein MKTTINRSLAVAGFCLALPPASQALEFGGYLRSGVGTSVNSSGQSCFQLPGAQTKYRLGNECEQYGELELRQDLYTLDDGSVLSVDGMASLYNRYDRSPTFKDDNGSIRLPQAYAQWSAMPALNGGSLWAGRRYYKRNDIHISDFYYWNQSATGGGVEDVLIGDLKYSYAFSRKDNLYQKDYINRHDFNVAGFKSNPGGELEFGLSYIDKPDSRDAHRGWAITTQHVQKDFLGGKNKLALQYGEGPGTGLGYTGNVKLDDNNKSYRIVEFFDWQVTPRFGGQIAAVYQKDIRPDGADQNWISLGIRPAYALSEHFKLVTELGHDQVEAPGGTRKLSKFTFAPTWSPKGPEFWARPEVRLYYTYATWNEAAKRAANELAKGSALSDTGAFGTARHGANVGLQVEYWWK from the coding sequence ATGAAAACAACAATAAATCGCAGCCTTGCAGTCGCAGGTTTTTGCCTGGCTTTACCGCCAGCGTCACAAGCGCTGGAGTTTGGCGGCTACTTGCGCAGCGGTGTCGGCACGTCGGTCAACAGCAGCGGTCAGTCGTGCTTCCAGTTACCCGGTGCGCAGACCAAATATCGTCTGGGTAACGAGTGCGAGCAGTACGGTGAACTGGAGTTGCGTCAGGATCTGTACACCCTCGACGATGGTTCGGTCCTGAGTGTCGACGGCATGGCCTCGCTGTATAACCGCTACGACCGCAGCCCCACGTTCAAAGACGACAATGGCTCGATACGCTTGCCGCAAGCCTACGCACAGTGGTCGGCAATGCCGGCGCTCAATGGCGGTTCACTGTGGGCCGGGCGCCGCTACTACAAACGGAATGACATCCATATTTCCGACTTCTACTACTGGAACCAGAGCGCCACCGGGGGCGGGGTCGAAGACGTATTGATCGGCGACCTTAAATACAGCTACGCCTTCTCGCGCAAGGACAATCTGTACCAGAAGGACTACATCAATCGGCATGACTTCAACGTCGCCGGTTTCAAGAGCAACCCGGGCGGTGAGCTGGAGTTCGGCCTGAGCTATATCGACAAGCCCGACAGCCGCGATGCCCACCGAGGCTGGGCGATCACCACGCAACATGTGCAAAAGGATTTTCTCGGCGGCAAGAACAAACTGGCCCTGCAATACGGTGAGGGGCCGGGCACCGGGCTGGGGTATACCGGCAACGTCAAACTGGACGACAACAATAAAAGCTACCGGATCGTCGAGTTTTTCGACTGGCAGGTGACCCCGCGTTTTGGCGGACAAATCGCGGCGGTGTATCAGAAAGACATTCGCCCGGACGGTGCCGATCAAAACTGGATATCGTTGGGGATAAGGCCTGCCTACGCGCTCAGCGAACACTTCAAACTGGTCACCGAACTGGGTCACGATCAAGTCGAAGCACCGGGCGGCACGCGCAAGCTGAGCAAGTTCACGTTTGCCCCGACCTGGTCGCCCAAAGGCCCGGAGTTCTGGGCGCGTCCCGAAGTGCGTCTGTATTACACGTATGCCACCTGGAACGAGGCGGCGAAACGTGCGGCCAACGAACTGGCGAAAGGCTCGGCATTGTCTGACACCGGCGCTTTCGGCACCGCTCGCCACGGTGCGAATGTCGGATTGCAGGTCGAATACTGGTGGAAATAA